From a region of the Bdellovibrio bacteriovorus genome:
- a CDS encoding ribonucleoside-diphosphate reductase subunit alpha, with the protein MLETTAHIMRVKKRDGTLEPVDVTKIVERVTRNCQGLTQVDPLRVATKAISGLYDGATTNELDNLCIQTASLLIGEEPEYSRLAARLLSIYIDEEVRSQKIQSFADSVAFGHSVGLLSEATYKFVEANKAALCAAIEPYRTDRFEYFGLRTVYDRYLLKNPTSRQVFETPQYFFMRVACGLAQSVEEAIEFYRLISSHDYMASTPTLFNSGTTRPQMSSCYLLDSPADDLKAIYDKYSDIALLSKFAGGIGVAYSRVRSRGSLIKGTNGHSNGIIPWLKTMDSSVAAVNQGGKRKGAACVYLETWHADIEEFLELRDNTGDEAKRTHNLNLANWVPDLFMKRVEADQMWSLFDPRVVPHFVDTYGPEFEAAYAEAEAKKMYVKQIKARDLYSRMMKTLAQTGNGWMTFKDAANLKANQTGEAGNVIHLSNLCTEILEVTSNSETAVCNLGSVNLGRHVENGQFNFEKLAKSVRTAVKYLDRVVDINFYPIQTAQDSNHKWRPVGLGVMGLQDAFFQLKLPFDSAAARDLSAKIQEEIYYNALVTSCELAEQFGPHGAYEQTKAAKGLLQYDLWGVTPSQPERFEKLKEKIKKHGLRNSLMIAIAPTATIASIVGCYEAIEPQVSNLFKRETLSGEFMQINKYLVTDLKTMGLWNEDLRNEIKLQDGSIQDVAAIPQQLKELYRTVWEIPMKSLIDMAADRGAYIDQAQSLNLFMESPTIGKVSSMYMYAWKRGVKTTYYLRSRPATKIAKTTVRTSGNGLSMTSEAANTMDAAPAPAAEAAPKKTYTDAEVIACSLENPEACEACQ; encoded by the coding sequence ATGTTGGAAACAACAGCTCACATCATGAGAGTTAAAAAAAGAGATGGCACGCTGGAGCCGGTCGACGTTACGAAGATCGTTGAACGCGTGACTCGCAACTGCCAGGGCCTGACTCAAGTGGACCCACTACGTGTTGCTACGAAAGCAATCAGTGGTCTTTATGATGGCGCAACAACAAACGAACTCGACAATCTTTGTATTCAGACAGCTTCCCTATTGATCGGTGAAGAGCCTGAGTATTCTCGTTTGGCTGCTCGTCTTCTTTCTATCTATATCGACGAAGAAGTTCGCTCTCAAAAAATCCAATCTTTTGCAGACTCTGTGGCTTTTGGTCACTCTGTAGGTCTGTTGTCTGAGGCGACTTATAAATTCGTGGAAGCTAATAAAGCCGCTCTTTGCGCAGCGATCGAACCGTACCGCACAGACCGTTTTGAATACTTCGGTCTAAGAACTGTTTACGATCGTTATCTATTGAAAAATCCAACTTCTCGCCAAGTGTTCGAGACTCCTCAATACTTCTTTATGCGCGTGGCTTGTGGCTTGGCTCAATCAGTTGAAGAGGCTATCGAGTTCTATCGTTTGATCTCTTCTCACGACTACATGGCTTCAACGCCAACATTGTTCAACTCTGGAACAACTCGTCCTCAGATGTCTTCTTGCTATCTTTTGGACTCTCCAGCGGACGATCTTAAAGCTATCTACGACAAATATTCAGACATCGCTTTGTTGTCTAAATTTGCCGGCGGTATCGGTGTGGCTTACTCTCGCGTTCGTTCTCGTGGTTCTTTGATCAAAGGAACAAACGGCCACTCTAACGGTATCATTCCTTGGTTGAAAACAATGGATTCTTCCGTTGCGGCGGTAAACCAAGGTGGTAAGCGTAAAGGCGCGGCTTGCGTGTACCTAGAGACATGGCATGCGGACATCGAAGAGTTCCTTGAACTTCGTGACAACACCGGTGATGAAGCAAAGCGTACTCACAACTTGAACTTGGCAAACTGGGTTCCAGATTTGTTCATGAAGCGCGTTGAAGCAGACCAAATGTGGTCTTTGTTCGATCCACGCGTCGTGCCTCATTTCGTAGACACTTACGGTCCTGAGTTTGAAGCCGCTTATGCGGAAGCCGAAGCTAAGAAAATGTACGTAAAACAAATCAAAGCACGTGATTTGTACTCTCGTATGATGAAAACGTTGGCGCAAACTGGTAACGGTTGGATGACGTTTAAAGATGCGGCGAACTTGAAAGCCAACCAAACGGGTGAGGCTGGTAACGTGATCCATCTTTCAAATCTTTGCACAGAGATCTTGGAAGTGACTTCCAACTCTGAAACTGCGGTTTGTAACTTGGGTTCTGTCAACTTGGGTCGCCACGTTGAAAACGGTCAATTCAATTTCGAAAAACTGGCGAAATCTGTTCGCACAGCTGTGAAATACTTGGACCGCGTTGTTGATATCAACTTCTACCCTATCCAAACAGCTCAAGACTCCAACCACAAATGGCGTCCAGTAGGTTTGGGTGTGATGGGTCTTCAGGATGCTTTCTTCCAATTGAAGCTTCCTTTTGACTCGGCTGCGGCTCGTGACTTATCAGCAAAAATCCAAGAAGAAATCTACTACAATGCGCTAGTAACTTCTTGTGAACTTGCAGAACAATTCGGCCCTCACGGTGCTTATGAGCAAACAAAAGCTGCTAAAGGTTTGTTGCAATACGACCTTTGGGGTGTGACTCCGTCTCAACCAGAGCGTTTTGAGAAATTGAAAGAAAAGATCAAAAAGCACGGCTTGAGAAACTCTTTGATGATCGCGATTGCGCCAACAGCGACAATTGCCTCTATCGTGGGTTGCTACGAAGCGATCGAACCACAAGTTTCTAACTTGTTTAAGCGTGAAACACTTTCCGGTGAGTTCATGCAAATCAACAAGTACCTAGTTACTGATTTGAAAACTATGGGCTTGTGGAACGAAGACCTTCGCAATGAAATCAAACTTCAAGATGGTTCTATCCAAGACGTGGCGGCAATCCCTCAGCAATTGAAAGAGTTGTACCGCACTGTATGGGAAATCCCGATGAAGTCTTTGATCGACATGGCGGCTGATCGTGGCGCTTACATCGACCAAGCTCAATCTTTGAACTTGTTCATGGAAAGTCCAACAATCGGTAAAGTTTCTTCTATGTACATGTATGCATGGAAAAGAGGCGTGAAAACGACTTATTACCTTCGCTCTCGTCCAGCAACTAAGATTGCGAAAACGACAGTCAGAACTTCAGGTAATGGTTTAAGCATGACTTCTGAAGCTGCCAACACGATGGACGCGGCTCCAGCACCAGCTGCTGAAGCGGCTCCAAAAAAGACTTACACAGACGCTGAAGTGATCGCTTGCTCTCTGGAAAACCCAGAAGCTTGTGAAGCTTGTCAGTAG
- a CDS encoding TIGR01212 family radical SAM protein (This family includes YhcC from E. coli K-12, an uncharacterized radical SAM protein.), translated as MEKGWLGLPYHTISEHYNKLFGEKVYKVPVSVVDDCPNRRGLKGMQTCVFCDVWGSAANAESLSMELRNQIETYQSKIGARYNAKAFLIYFQAYTNTFTKVSALRHNFDVALSYPWVKGFTLGTRPDCLSKAVLDMWQEYHEKSFVAVELGVQSFFNDQLEFMRRGHTAEASLEAVHKIAENTKVDLGIHLIFGNPEETDDHIVKTAEIVNTLPITNVKLHNLHVLKNTPLEGMYHAGEFTPIDRDTYAHRVELFLQHLSPRFAMHRLAAYSSRWDELVAPEWTKDKMGTHQYIIDYLRARKSYQSQKFTAETPGDLDLQSVLQRKSVPLATTHA; from the coding sequence ATGGAAAAAGGCTGGTTAGGACTTCCCTATCATACAATCAGTGAGCACTACAATAAGCTCTTTGGAGAAAAGGTTTATAAGGTGCCGGTCTCTGTTGTAGATGATTGCCCCAACCGTCGCGGCTTAAAGGGCATGCAAACCTGCGTTTTTTGTGATGTCTGGGGATCTGCTGCCAATGCCGAAAGCCTTTCCATGGAGCTGCGAAATCAGATTGAAACTTATCAATCAAAAATCGGCGCTCGTTACAACGCCAAAGCGTTTTTGATTTATTTCCAAGCCTATACAAATACATTCACGAAAGTCTCAGCTCTTCGTCACAACTTTGATGTGGCTCTTTCATATCCTTGGGTGAAAGGTTTCACACTGGGAACACGCCCGGACTGTCTTTCAAAAGCAGTCTTAGATATGTGGCAAGAGTATCACGAAAAATCCTTCGTCGCGGTTGAATTGGGAGTACAAAGCTTCTTCAACGATCAACTGGAGTTCATGCGACGTGGACATACGGCCGAGGCCTCCTTAGAAGCCGTTCACAAAATTGCTGAGAACACAAAAGTCGATTTGGGAATTCATCTGATCTTTGGAAACCCCGAAGAGACAGATGATCACATCGTGAAGACCGCTGAGATCGTGAACACACTCCCTATCACCAATGTGAAGCTTCACAACTTGCACGTTCTTAAAAATACGCCTTTAGAGGGCATGTACCACGCCGGAGAATTCACTCCGATTGATCGCGACACCTACGCTCACCGGGTTGAACTTTTCTTGCAGCATCTTTCACCGCGCTTTGCGATGCACCGACTGGCAGCGTACTCTTCGCGCTGGGATGAGCTTGTGGCGCCGGAATGGACGAAGGATAAAATGGGTACGCACCAGTACATCATCGACTATTTACGTGCGAGAAAGTCCTATCAATCACAAAAATTCACCGCAGAAACTCCGGGTGATTTGGATTTGCAGTCCGTTTTGCAAAGAAAATCCGTCCCGCTTGCTACAACTCATGCTTAG
- a CDS encoding segregation and condensation protein A, which yields MSITVQLPKFEGPLGLLLYLIRKEEMDIMDIKIHEITKQYLDYIKLMKELDLEVAGEFVAMASTLIQIKSRMLLPQYDENGEVVEAEDPRKELVQKLLEYQKYQEAAKLLYERPLVGRDVWLRGTRESLDQKEEEIILEENALFSLISTYRKVLRSVKKKVHQVAAKAQSIASRVLEIKDRLIVGQRLTMMELVTATEDRARQALITFLSLLELGKMGFVGLYQTEAYADIWVDAKKPIETDVLARVEEYDSMRADQVAEKMMEESKKIQEDEEFLLTDAEDKLEEANPQMQLGFIEDGSSAEATESGLDIATDDEILAMENELFKDDATEV from the coding sequence ATGAGTATTACAGTTCAGTTGCCTAAATTCGAAGGACCGCTGGGGCTTCTTCTTTATCTTATTCGTAAAGAAGAAATGGACATCATGGATATTAAAATCCATGAGATCACCAAGCAGTATCTTGATTACATCAAATTGATGAAGGAATTGGATCTTGAAGTCGCCGGCGAATTCGTGGCGATGGCTTCCACTTTGATTCAAATTAAATCTCGCATGCTTCTTCCTCAGTACGATGAAAACGGCGAGGTTGTTGAAGCAGAAGATCCACGTAAAGAACTGGTACAAAAACTTTTGGAATACCAAAAGTATCAAGAAGCCGCGAAGCTATTGTACGAGCGCCCACTGGTAGGTCGTGACGTGTGGTTGCGTGGAACTCGTGAGTCTTTAGATCAAAAAGAAGAAGAGATTATTTTAGAAGAAAACGCCCTGTTTTCTTTGATCTCAACTTACCGTAAAGTTTTGCGTTCGGTTAAAAAGAAAGTGCATCAAGTGGCGGCGAAGGCGCAGTCTATCGCCAGCCGTGTCTTGGAAATCAAAGACCGCTTAATCGTGGGCCAACGCCTGACGATGATGGAATTGGTGACGGCGACAGAAGATCGCGCCCGCCAAGCTTTGATCACTTTCTTGTCATTGTTAGAGCTTGGAAAAATGGGTTTTGTAGGTCTTTACCAGACAGAAGCTTACGCGGATATCTGGGTGGATGCGAAGAAACCAATCGAAACAGACGTTTTGGCCCGCGTGGAAGAATACGATTCTATGCGTGCGGATCAAGTCGCTGAAAAGATGATGGAAGAATCCAAGAAAATTCAGGAGGACGAAGAGTTCCTTCTGACAGATGCAGAAGATAAGTTGGAAGAAGCCAACCCTCAAATGCAATTGGGCTTTATTGAGGATGGATCCTCTGCTGAAGCTACAGAATCAGGTCTAGATATCGCCACGGACGACGAGATCCTAGCAATGGAAAACGAACTATTTAAAGACGACGCAACGGAAGTATAA
- a CDS encoding substrate-binding periplasmic protein — MNSCSRYFFAALFLMPTLVFAKTVELATFPIPLMVEDSERGLFVNLTKEIAKRTNKKIHISVYPTGKALLIFSGNKVQGLFPGLDVSIPKKAPRSSSFYVKVDHIFFKKGQTLESVKDLEGKKVGLTFRYPYSKELLLNKKIKFEYAADDVLNMRKLGQGQIDAFIVEERSGLKALQLSGEKDILFNKEKPIAQQEVFYAFQNNEEGKELADLFSKTIEAMKKDGSLQRLLVSP, encoded by the coding sequence ATGAATTCTTGTTCACGGTATTTCTTCGCCGCACTTTTCTTAATGCCGACCTTGGTTTTTGCCAAAACCGTAGAGCTGGCTACTTTCCCAATACCTTTAATGGTGGAAGATTCTGAGCGAGGACTTTTTGTGAACCTCACTAAAGAGATCGCAAAGCGCACAAATAAAAAAATCCACATCAGTGTGTATCCCACCGGCAAAGCGCTGTTGATTTTTAGTGGAAATAAAGTTCAAGGTCTCTTTCCGGGTTTAGATGTCTCTATTCCCAAAAAAGCTCCCAGATCCAGCTCTTTTTACGTGAAGGTGGACCACATCTTTTTTAAAAAAGGTCAGACTTTAGAAAGTGTGAAAGATCTTGAAGGTAAAAAAGTCGGACTGACATTTCGCTATCCGTATTCAAAAGAACTTCTCTTAAATAAAAAAATTAAATTTGAATATGCGGCGGATGACGTCTTGAATATGCGCAAGCTCGGGCAAGGACAGATTGATGCCTTCATCGTTGAAGAGCGCTCCGGATTAAAAGCTCTGCAATTAAGTGGCGAAAAAGACATTCTGTTTAATAAAGAAAAACCTATCGCCCAACAGGAAGTTTTTTACGCATTTCAGAACAACGAAGAAGGCAAAGAACTTGCTGATCTTTTTTCGAAGACCATTGAGGCGATGAAAAAAGATGGAAGTCTGCAACGCCTCCTGGTCAGCCCGTAA
- the scpB gene encoding SMC-Scp complex subunit ScpB, with protein MARKKKNLEAPVEAEAETAVMEAEVEAAEVETEAEAVELSESENENAFEDMELDGIESDASVFLNEEEESEGFLPEASEDDVAEMEAEASEEEDVSVEGTELDNFDSAEIEEVEFVEEERLESIVESVLFASDRPVSLASLKLLFKGTNIRGDKIRRALDQLAVEYAGGRRGVTLEEVPGGYQLRTKIDNMEFLKRTLKARQFKLSGPALEVLSIVAYKQPTVKAEIDEIRGVESGHLLRALMEKNLVSFEGKSELPGRPMQYGTTKKFLEIFGLRSIKELPTLSQIDELLPEGIDEQQAEEKPTLASITDSMSETFVGAYSQGEDELMKIQEQLEDIATTTNFFEEEKRRQAEKRDQERAQNIRDALAFGEPVSTRDANWLKKYDEALAAGTTLVAIAADKKANFMKSTPGSAEGASTEVSEGDSVEEALIAEAAAENEEMNADGETLEGEVSEELAEALESFDNDEDLDEASDDQLFADSDEESAEDEELPFLGEADDIDEEGDASV; from the coding sequence ATGGCGAGAAAAAAGAAAAATCTTGAAGCACCAGTTGAAGCAGAAGCTGAAACAGCAGTGATGGAGGCGGAAGTTGAAGCCGCTGAAGTTGAAACTGAAGCCGAAGCAGTTGAACTTTCTGAATCTGAAAACGAAAATGCGTTCGAAGACATGGAGCTAGACGGTATTGAGTCTGATGCTTCGGTCTTTTTAAATGAAGAAGAAGAGTCTGAAGGTTTCCTTCCGGAAGCCAGTGAAGATGATGTGGCAGAAATGGAAGCGGAAGCTTCTGAAGAAGAAGATGTTTCTGTTGAAGGAACTGAACTTGATAATTTTGACTCTGCCGAAATTGAAGAAGTTGAATTCGTTGAAGAAGAGCGTCTTGAAAGCATCGTAGAAAGCGTTCTTTTTGCCAGTGACCGTCCGGTGAGCTTGGCCTCTTTAAAGCTTCTTTTTAAAGGTACCAACATCCGCGGTGATAAAATTCGCAGAGCCTTGGATCAATTGGCCGTGGAATACGCGGGTGGACGTCGTGGTGTGACTTTGGAAGAAGTTCCAGGTGGTTACCAACTGCGCACTAAAATCGATAACATGGAATTCCTAAAACGCACTTTGAAGGCTCGTCAATTCAAGCTTTCAGGTCCGGCATTAGAAGTGCTTTCTATCGTCGCCTACAAACAACCGACAGTTAAGGCCGAGATCGATGAAATCCGTGGTGTGGAATCGGGTCACTTATTGCGTGCTTTGATGGAAAAGAACTTGGTGAGCTTTGAAGGTAAATCAGAGCTTCCAGGTCGTCCAATGCAATACGGAACTACAAAAAAATTCCTAGAAATCTTCGGCCTTCGTTCGATCAAAGAACTTCCGACATTGTCGCAAATCGACGAATTGTTGCCTGAAGGTATCGACGAGCAACAAGCTGAAGAAAAACCAACATTGGCATCCATCACAGATTCCATGTCTGAAACTTTCGTGGGTGCTTACTCGCAAGGCGAAGACGAATTGATGAAGATTCAAGAACAACTTGAAGATATCGCGACGACGACAAACTTCTTCGAAGAAGAAAAACGTCGTCAGGCTGAAAAACGTGATCAAGAGCGCGCCCAAAACATCCGTGATGCTTTGGCGTTCGGAGAACCTGTTTCCACTCGCGATGCAAACTGGTTGAAGAAGTACGATGAGGCCTTGGCTGCAGGTACGACTTTGGTAGCCATCGCGGCTGACAAAAAAGCGAACTTCATGAAATCAACCCCAGGCTCAGCAGAAGGTGCTTCAACAGAAGTATCGGAAGGTGATAGCGTTGAGGAAGCCTTGATTGCAGAAGCTGCGGCAGAAAATGAAGAAATGAACGCTGATGGGGAGACTCTAGAAGGCGAAGTTTCTGAAGAGCTTGCCGAGGCATTAGAGTCCTTCGACAACGATGAAGATTTAGATGAAGCTTCTGACGATCAACTTTTTGCTGACAGCGATGAAGAGTCAGCGGAAGATGAGGAATTGCCATTCCTAGGAGAAGCTGATGACATTGACGAAGAAGGGGATGCTTCCGTTTAA
- a CDS encoding ribonucleotide-diphosphate reductase subunit beta, producing MILDPGFNLTLRPMKYPVMYEMYKNGIKNTWTVDEVDFSTDLVDLHTKLTPAERHLISRLVAFFATGDSIVGNNLVLNLYKHVNSPEGRMYLSRQLYEEALHVQFYLTLLDTYIPNPDERAEAFSAIENIPSIKKKADFCFKWIDSINELNELKTKEDRRRFLMNLICFATCVEGLFFYAAFAYVYFLRSKGLLAGLASGTNWVFRDESMHMAFAIEVIKTARKEEPDLFNSQMEDMVVQMLEDAIECEMDFANDVLHLGVAGLSAKDMRQYLEYCADQRLESLNIAPRYNVKNPFSFMELQDMQELANFFERRVSAYQVGVSGAVAFDEAF from the coding sequence ATGATTTTAGATCCAGGTTTTAACCTTACATTACGCCCTATGAAATACCCTGTTATGTACGAAATGTACAAAAACGGGATCAAAAACACTTGGACTGTGGATGAAGTTGATTTCTCTACAGACCTTGTGGACTTGCACACAAAATTGACTCCAGCGGAAAGACATTTGATCTCTCGCTTGGTTGCTTTCTTTGCTACAGGTGACTCTATCGTTGGTAACAACCTGGTATTGAACTTGTACAAACACGTGAACTCTCCCGAGGGCCGTATGTACTTGTCTCGCCAGCTTTATGAAGAAGCTTTGCACGTTCAGTTCTATCTGACGTTGTTGGACACTTACATCCCAAATCCAGACGAGCGCGCGGAAGCTTTCTCGGCGATTGAAAACATTCCTTCTATCAAGAAGAAAGCCGATTTCTGCTTTAAATGGATTGATTCTATCAACGAGTTGAACGAGCTAAAAACCAAAGAAGATCGTCGTCGTTTCTTGATGAACTTGATCTGCTTTGCGACTTGCGTGGAAGGTTTGTTCTTCTATGCAGCTTTTGCTTATGTTTACTTCTTGCGTTCAAAAGGTCTTCTTGCGGGTCTAGCATCTGGTACAAACTGGGTGTTCCGTGACGAATCTATGCACATGGCTTTTGCGATCGAAGTGATCAAAACAGCTCGTAAAGAAGAGCCAGATCTTTTCAATTCACAAATGGAAGACATGGTTGTGCAAATGCTTGAAGATGCTATCGAGTGTGAGATGGACTTCGCTAATGACGTTCTTCACCTGGGTGTTGCAGGTCTTTCTGCAAAAGACATGCGCCAATACCTTGAGTATTGTGCCGATCAACGCCTTGAAAGCTTGAACATTGCTCCACGTTACAACGTGAAAAATCCGTTCTCGTTCATGGAGCTTCAAGACATGCAAGAGCTTGCAAACTTCTTCGAACGCCGTGTGTCTGCTTACCAAGTGGGTGTTAGCGGTGCGGTTGCTTTCGACGAGGCTTTCTAG
- the trpS gene encoding tryptophan--tRNA ligase, whose product MSSDVVQTPPPAPVKKLRVMSGMRVTGRLHIGHYWGALQNWLTLQNEYECFFGAMDWHGMTTAYKSPKEITPWTREMVAEFLAWGINPEKATIFIQSRVPEHLELFMIFSNMVPMGWLERVNTWKDAIEEMKANDTHNLGRFAYPVLQAADIAIYRANAVPVGADQVSHLELARELVRRFNHLYKAKLPEMNPLLTEIPLVPGLDGRKMSKSYGNTLFLTEDTEKDLKKKVNLMVTDPARVRREDPGEPTKCSVYGYHKLYSSADDIAWVEQGCRTAGIGCGDCKGRLAANIEKLSVGPREKKKELLNNPGQLDSIIDAGCDKARKEAQKTLEIVRSSMKW is encoded by the coding sequence ATGAGTTCTGACGTGGTTCAAACCCCACCACCTGCACCTGTAAAAAAACTGCGCGTTATGTCTGGCATGCGCGTCACCGGTCGTTTGCACATCGGTCACTATTGGGGTGCGCTCCAAAACTGGCTGACTTTGCAGAATGAGTACGAGTGTTTTTTCGGGGCGATGGATTGGCATGGAATGACCACGGCCTACAAGTCGCCCAAAGAAATCACACCATGGACTCGTGAAATGGTGGCGGAATTCTTGGCTTGGGGAATCAATCCCGAGAAGGCGACGATCTTTATTCAAAGCCGTGTTCCCGAGCACTTGGAACTTTTCATGATTTTCTCAAACATGGTTCCGATGGGCTGGCTTGAGCGCGTGAATACGTGGAAAGACGCTATTGAAGAAATGAAAGCCAACGACACCCACAATTTGGGTCGTTTTGCCTATCCAGTTTTGCAAGCGGCAGATATCGCTATCTATCGCGCCAACGCCGTTCCGGTGGGGGCCGATCAGGTGTCGCACCTAGAATTAGCGCGTGAGTTGGTCCGTCGCTTCAATCATTTATATAAAGCGAAATTGCCAGAGATGAATCCGCTATTGACAGAGATTCCTCTGGTGCCGGGTCTTGACGGTCGTAAGATGTCAAAGTCTTACGGGAACACATTGTTCTTAACTGAAGACACGGAAAAAGATTTGAAGAAAAAAGTAAATCTGATGGTCACAGATCCTGCGCGCGTTCGTCGCGAAGATCCAGGAGAGCCGACGAAGTGTTCGGTGTATGGCTATCATAAACTCTATTCATCAGCCGATGATATCGCCTGGGTGGAACAAGGATGTCGCACAGCAGGAATCGGTTGCGGAGACTGTAAAGGTCGCTTGGCTGCCAACATCGAAAAACTTTCGGTGGGCCCAAGAGAAAAGAAAAAAGAATTGTTGAATAATCCAGGTCAGCTTGATTCAATCATCGACGCTGGATGCGACAAAGCGCGCAAGGAAGCCCAAAAGACATTAGAGATAGTTCGTTCCAGTATGAAATGGTAG
- a CDS encoding MnmC family methyltransferase gives MKAWSDIGFEIEITGDHSPSLRLLQSVDPLKDRGESMHHSGGACAETLLIYGEPIKETFKKIEKPHFLIVGLGLGYIESVIAREALLQNKNAADVGLITSYESVPELRDFFFQWIHGETHSLHSEVINTYEQMLESVIGETGISPETVKSFLCEHFRKLSDISGSLSKEAKLVSKYHCILYDAFSSKTSPFLWEEEFLNSLLEQVSASQCVLSTYACKGSLKRALKSHGFEVIVREGFQGKRNSTLAMKNF, from the coding sequence ATGAAAGCATGGAGCGATATCGGATTTGAAATCGAAATCACAGGGGATCATAGCCCTTCCTTGCGTCTTTTGCAGTCCGTAGATCCCTTAAAGGACCGAGGCGAGTCCATGCATCACTCCGGAGGAGCTTGCGCGGAAACTTTGCTGATCTACGGCGAGCCCATCAAGGAAACCTTCAAGAAAATAGAAAAACCTCATTTTTTAATTGTGGGCTTGGGTTTGGGGTATATTGAATCAGTTATTGCTCGTGAAGCACTTCTGCAAAATAAGAACGCCGCGGATGTGGGTTTAATCACGAGCTACGAAAGTGTCCCCGAGTTACGCGACTTCTTTTTTCAATGGATTCATGGCGAAACCCACTCGCTTCATTCGGAAGTGATAAATACTTACGAACAAATGTTAGAGAGTGTGATTGGTGAAACGGGGATTTCCCCGGAAACAGTGAAGTCCTTTCTGTGCGAGCACTTCCGAAAGCTTTCGGATATTTCGGGCTCTCTTAGTAAAGAGGCAAAACTGGTGTCGAAATATCACTGCATTCTCTACGATGCCTTCAGTTCAAAAACGTCTCCGTTTCTCTGGGAGGAAGAGTTTTTAAACTCACTCCTAGAGCAAGTTTCAGCTTCTCAGTGTGTTCTATCTACGTATGCGTGCAAGGGCTCCCTTAAAAGAGCCCTCAAAAGTCATGGTTTCGAAGTGATTGTGCGAGAGGGATTTCAGGGAAAGCGCAACTCCACCTTGGCGATGAAAAATTTCTAG
- a CDS encoding HTTM domain-containing protein: MIKASFKNLWQKWDQFWFAPQNLLGLAYMRILLCGTMVYLYVVRSFNLGYYGDNAWIPRSMALEIMPDLYRPLFLWAFWPDSMNMIMHSLLVVFLILLTLGIGGRWLMWAAWIINAGFIQRNYSVNFGADIIAALFLFYMSFTQSCERLSVLNLIRKKSTFKSSDTISSMMIRMMQVQIAVLYAYTGWEKLKGGSWWDGTALWSVMANPQMTTFDFSFLRSIPWVIPVIAYLTIIFEIYFPAMVAWPKTRNLWLLLGVFFHAGIGIFMGLGPFATTMVSTYFLFLDPLILERALKGPKHLFASQN, translated from the coding sequence ATGATTAAAGCATCTTTTAAAAATCTGTGGCAGAAATGGGATCAGTTCTGGTTTGCTCCGCAAAACCTTTTAGGTCTGGCGTATATGCGCATTCTTCTTTGCGGAACGATGGTGTATCTGTATGTCGTGCGGTCTTTTAACTTGGGTTATTATGGTGATAATGCATGGATTCCGCGCTCCATGGCTTTAGAGATCATGCCCGATCTGTATCGTCCTTTGTTCTTATGGGCCTTCTGGCCCGACTCAATGAATATGATCATGCACTCGTTGCTGGTGGTTTTTTTAATCCTTCTGACCCTCGGGATCGGGGGACGTTGGTTGATGTGGGCAGCTTGGATCATTAATGCGGGTTTTATTCAGCGCAATTATTCAGTGAACTTCGGGGCGGATATTATCGCGGCTCTGTTTTTATTTTATATGTCCTTCACGCAGTCCTGCGAAAGATTGAGTGTGCTCAATTTGATCCGTAAGAAAAGCACGTTTAAATCTTCAGACACGATCAGCTCAATGATGATTCGCATGATGCAGGTGCAGATTGCCGTTCTTTACGCTTACACGGGTTGGGAAAAGCTCAAAGGCGGAAGCTGGTGGGACGGCACAGCCCTGTGGAGTGTGATGGCGAATCCTCAAATGACGACTTTTGATTTTTCATTCTTAAGAAGTATTCCGTGGGTGATTCCAGTCATTGCTTACTTGACGATTATTTTTGAGATCTATTTTCCAGCGATGGTGGCTTGGCCGAAGACACGCAATCTGTGGTTGCTCTTAGGTGTGTTCTTCCACGCAGGAATTGGGATTTTTATGGGGTTGGGACCTTTTGCAACGACGATGGTGTCGACATACTTCCTTTTCTTGGACCCTCTCATTTTGGAACGCGCGCTGAAAGGACCTAAGCACCTTTTTGCGTCTCAAAACTAG